The Podarcis muralis chromosome 14, rPodMur119.hap1.1, whole genome shotgun sequence nucleotide sequence acctcacagtgtttgttgtgggggaggaagggaaaggagaatgttagccgctttaagactccttcgggtagtgataaagcaggatatcaaatccaaactcttcttcttctactgtcgaatagcccttactgtcagaaagttcttcctaatgtcagaaactcctttcttgtcattcaggccctagcccaggcttcctcaacctcggccctccagatgttttgagactacaattcccatcatccctgaccactggttctgctagctagggatcatgggagttgtaggccaaaatcatctggagggccgaggttgaggaagcctgccctagcctctggagcagcagaaaacaagcttgctccatcttctatgtgataGCCtatcaggtatttgaagatggctatcataccatgctctcagtcttctcttaacCAGGCTGAACATCCCCAACTTCCCCAaccgtttctcataaggcttggtttccagaccctttgtcatctgggtcaccctcctctgcacaccttccagcttgtctatGGCTCCAAAGCCCCACACATGAGGATCTCTTTGGCTTTGCAAAGAGCTATGGCTACTTTGCTGTAGCTCATGTGTGTGTTTAGTTTGAATAGCTGTGGCTGGCAGGCCACTTCACTTTTTAAGTTATTCTCctatttgtttttcttaataGTCCTGATCTTGGCCTCTTGTAACCTGAATGTTCCCCCTCCATCAGCTGATCTCCAATTGCCATTTCTCACCTAGAGGAAGAACCAAAGAAACTTTGTCACTGTTTTGTTCTGGCTGGTGCAAGATGACAAAGGAGCAgcaggtgagtgccattgctcCAATTTTACAGCATAGTCCCAACTCCCACTTGACTAGCAAACTGTCTTGGTCCTGAGCAGAGGGGTGGCTACACGACTCCCACTGTATTTATCCAACATGCTTCATTTTACCATGGGGTCAGGATTGTGGGGGTAGGGAATCATGCTGAGCTGCATGATGAGGGCGCAGTTGTGCCCAGTGATTTCCCCTCCACTGAacactggtgtgtttttttcaatGAGGGGCATCCCCCAGCTAGTCAATGAGGAGCTCAAACCTGGTAAGAGTTAAAAATGAGTCCTTCACCTGAATCCATTCATCACTGTGAATTAAATTGCACAACAACATGGCTCTCATTTAGCAGAGGAAATGACAGTTTAATAACatgtgaaacaatttaaagtcagCCCTGGTGCAGATTTCCAATTTTCATGCAATAATAATTTGAGTGGGGGGGTGGAgattgcggggtggggggggggaggaaagaatgTTTTATGTCAGATGCTGTTTTTACTCCTAATCGGGCTAATATGAACCGACATTTACTTGTGTGGAAACAAATGGTCCCATCCTGGAGCCCAGCCTCCTGCCAAAAGTTGACAAATGAATTTAGCACCTTTTTCCTGATCCCAAATTCGGGGGCCACTTGACTGGGTAATGAAGCGCATGATGTGCTCTCAGCCCTGGGGTGGCTTTGCCTCGTTACGGAGCCATAGCTGCCTTCCGTGGCATTTCCAGTATTTAGCTTGATCAAGAGGGCGTCTGCATGCCAGAATCAAAGCTGAGCCTGGAGTTTGGCAACAGGCATCATGCACGTGCATCTGTGGCAACGAGGCCAGGCTGACAGATGCGGGGAAAGAAAAACAGCTGCGAAAACGGCTCTAACTCTCATTAAAAAAACCAGAGGGGGACTAAAAtggactgatgtggaaatgaacTGCCGCAAATACCCCACCCCCCTAATACATGaatggcagtggaatggactccctcggaaggtggtcaactctccttccttggaggtttttatatGGAAGTTGGATGGCAAGCTGTCATGgattcatcatcaccaccaccaccaccaccataaatttatatcctgcccatctggctaggtttccccagacaatctgagtggctcccaacagaatattattattattattattattattattattattattattattattattagagcaataaaacatcaaacattaaaaacttccctaaatagggctgccttcagatgtcttctaaaagtcagatagctgtttatttcctagacacctgatgggagggcattccacagggtgggcgcctctaccaagaaggccctctgcctggttccctgtcacctcacttctcatagttagggaccgctagaaggccctcagtgctggacctcagtgtctgggctgaatgatggaggtagagatacttcttcaggtatactgggccaaggctgtttatggttttaaaggtcagcaccaacaatttgaattgagctcggaaacatactggaagccaatgtaggtctgtgATTCCTGtatgacagggggttggactttgggtctctacagttccatgattccaaACTTTCTTCTTTACAAAGCTTTGTTTTCATACCCACTTACATGGGCTGAGGGAAGACCAGGGAGGTAGCTATGACAGGCAGGAAACTGGGCAGCCTGGCTTGAACTTAGGAAGGCTAGAGGAAGCGGCCTTACACTAAGCCAGACcgctggtccatcaagctcagtgtcGTCCACAATGGCTAGCAGcaaaggctctccagggtttcaggcagggtgtctcttccagccttacctggagatgccaccagtggggattgaaccaggaccTTCTTcgtgccaagcaggtgctctacctctgagctatgagGCGCCTTCCCCAGAAGCGGTGCAATTTCAACTAACCCTGGCAAAAAAACTTTCTCCGAGGGAAGGAGGAATTCTCCAACTGTGTCCTGGAGCCCCTCCCTTTCGTTGCAGTCAATAGAAAGTGAGTCACTGATGGAAGCCCTAAGGCAGGGGTAGCCAGCACAGTGACCCCcttcagacattgctgaactcccaactctcatcattccCAACCATTGCCCAGGCTgtccactggggctgatgggaactggagtccaaccacaCACCTGGTTGTCTCCCCCTGCCCTAAGGAGTGCATCAGGAGAAACCCCAGGCAGAATCTTAGAGGTTCTTTTCCAATGGGAAAGCCTTCCAGGAACCCAAAGTCCAGTTTTGCAACCCTATCAGGCCCTACAGAAGTGTTtcatcacatgcacacacacacgcatactgCTGATGACAATTCATTTACCTCTGGATAGGAGACAACTTCTTTCTGCCTGCCACAGCATCACTTAtccccctcttcctgctcccaCTGGAAATCCTGGCCCGTCATTTGGTAAAACATGACATTGAAGGGCTTGTAAAATTTCCGGAGCCTCTGAATTACATCCCGATCAATTTTGGGGTGAGTTCGGCCCTTGGACTTGCCCAGGCACCGGGGGGCGCTGCTGTCCTCCGGCTTCTTCAGGCAAGGGAACCCCTTGGTCTTATTGAAATAGAAATATTTCTCCGACACCACCCTCTTGAGGCCCAGGAAATCCTGCACTTTGGCCATTTCTCCGGCAGGGTCCGTGATGAGCCGTTCCCCGCTGACGAAGTGGATCTGGGAGAGCGGGAAGTACTGGAGCCAGCTCTCCAGGTGCAGAGCATAGATCCCAATGCGGATGGCGCTCCAAGAGGCATCGATCAGCCCGAGAGTCCGGTTCTTGAAAGCCAGCACCTCAAAGGTGGGGATCTCCGGCTTCTTGGAGAGCGTCTGGGTGTAGTCGGAGATGGCCCTGGTGACGGGGTTCCTGACCACCACAATCAGCTTGGTGTCCTTGGCCATGGAATGGATGCGCTTGGGGGCCTCATTGGTGACAAAATAGCTGGGCGTCTTCTCCATGGTGAGCTGGCCCTCCAGAGTCTTGGGCATCACATCCCTAGAGGGCAAGAGAAAAGAGGAGTTTTGTTGGCCACAGACAAAGGCAGTGCCTGGatgtcccacccacctgccaaaggATCAGCCTGAGCACAACATCAGAGTTGGAAgagcttcagaaaagggcaactaaaatgATGAAGGGGATGGAATGGCTCCCCTATGAACTTTGGGGCTGTTTAGACAAAAGGCGAGTAAGCGGTGACCTCATAGAGGTTTATACAATTATGCCTGGCATATCTCTTGACACTAGAACTCTtggacatgcaatgaagctgaaggttcaggacagataaaagaaagaccTTCtgaacacagcacatagttaaattgtAGAACTCAACcttccccaggaggcagtgatggccactaactacttgaatggttttaaaagagcattagagcaattcatggaggagggggctatcaatggctactagccatgatggccatgctctgggtccacaatcagaggcattaatgcttctgaatcccagttgttggaagccacaggagaggagagagctcttgtgctcaaattctgtttgtgagtttcccatgggggcgtctggttggccacagtgagaacagaacgttggactagatgggtcattgatcCAACAGGCTAGTGCTCTCAGCCCTTCACTGCAACAGAAGATAGAGCTTGACCACCCCTTGCCTTTGAGCTCCAGGGCATGGCAAGTGTTAAAAGTGGCCTCAGGAAGCCATTATACAGTCAATTTGCCATAGGCATATGTAGACAAAAGTTAATTGACAATAAACCTGTCCCATACCTGCCTGAGCAGCAAGCCATCTGCTCAATTAAGCCTATTCACTTCAGAGCCTTGTACCAAAGTGGTACATTTAGGATTACACAAGACCTTTTTGTTATGATGACATGCTTTTAAATGTCTCTGCTAATAAAACTTAATACAGACGAAGATCCCCTGCCTCTTGTCCCATAATTAAATTTATTTACTATCTTGCGTGCAAAGGAGGAATGACTTTTCTTTTATCTCTAATTCACATGCTCTGTCAATAATTAACTGCTGCTGGGTTTTGAGGTTCCTCTGCAAAGTGTTTTTTATGAGGCAGGAGGAACTTGCTTGCCACTTCACTAGTCGCGGAGCTGCACGGAGCTCCTTGGCAAGGCGGTTGCCTGCGCACCATGGCAGCTGCAATGCAAAGGCTGGCCCAGCCCACCAGGGAAGGGTAGAGCAGAAGGGGGTCCACCAGCATTCCAGATGCCCCTCTGGAGGGTGTAGCAGACTGGAATGTTTATGATGACGCTCTGTGGATTCCCATTTGGACCTAGTCAGCTGCTCAGACGTAATTGAGCAACAACCAGAGAAAATGGCTACTGGCATGGTCAGTTTGGtgtagtgtcagactaggacttagGAGAGaccaaggtttgaatccccactcagtcatgaagctcactgagggccagtcactgcctcgaagcctaacttacttcacaggattgttgtgggattaaatgaggaaggggagaactccttggagaaaaaggtggaatatacagtggtacagtgtcggttacagacacttcaggttacagacgcttcaggttacagactccgctaatccggaaatagtacctcgggttaagaactttgcttcaggatgagaacagaaatcgtgcagcagcgatgcggcagcagctggaggccccattagctaaagtggtacttcaggttaagaacggacctccaaaatgaatcaagttcttaacctgaagtaccactgtaaatggaaataGATAGATGGACAGATGACAGACAGGCACCCCCCAGATCCAGCTCTGCTCTGGTAGCTTCtggggttgttttttggggggtgggaggtgggggtggggagcctaaGCTGCAGGATAGGAGAACCCTCAGGACTTTCTTGAAAAGTGAGGCTCCGAAATGTCCAGCATTTTTTCGAGAGGAAGATGATGTAGAGGCATCCATATGAAAGGCATTTTGCTACCAGAGGCTGCTTCTGCTGCCACCCATCAAGCTCTAGCACCCATCACAGCTGGCTCTTCCATGCTCCCCCCACACCTTTCCCTATCACTGCCTCCACTATGTTTCTGTCCACCTCAATCTGAGGCTCTCGGGgtccttcctcagagtgaggcattGTTGATCACATGTCTTTGTGCAGCACCTCTGCCATTTCTGCAGTGGCAAATACTGTTGGAGGTTGAATTAACTGTTTGGTTTTAGATTATTCATATACTTCTGGGCATTTCCAAAAGGGAAATCTCTAAGTGGTCTGGAGACATCACAGCCAGAAGGCAAAACCCCATAGATTAAAACACCATTAAAAATTACAGATAAAAATCAATGCCAGTCAATAAATAGCAGAAATCCCATCATTTAAATCAATGCAGTCAGGAACCACAACAAAGTGTGAAACTTTGAACAAGTGCTGTCTGTGGCCACCTCGCCTATATTGTCTCTTTCTGGAGAAGAACCCTCGGTGTTAGGAGCACTGCAAGCATTTTACTGCAGTGACAAAGTGGCAGTGGTGCTCCCGGGGAGCCTCTGCTGGCCTGGGGCCTTGGTCCCTGGATGACTGGGGTATCAGCAGGGTCAGCAGGAGCAGCAACCTCTAGCTGGGTACAATGGAACAGTGGCAGGCAGCAATGACAGCATAGGAAGCAATAGGCCAGAGACAGCAGAGGGAGCCTCTAACAGGTGGTCCTGGAGGAGCCTTGCGAGCTCAGCATTTCCTCCCAGGAAATCTTCCTGCTGTCTGTGATGCAataagaggaaggagagggaaggacCCTCGCCAACATCAAGGGATGATGCTAATGCCAAAGACAAAATAATTTCAGTCAGCCACTAAGCAACATTACAGTAGGGAAACATGGGCAGCAGCCATTTTTCAGTGAAATTAGCCGGGGGGGCTTAGTTCCTTTCTGTCACTATTCCTTTTGAATGTTGTGGAGGTCTGGATCCCATATCTGTTTGCAAACAGCAAAGCCACCCAAGTGAGGTCCAGCTTGCTCCCCGCTCCCCTAAATGAAGCCAGTGCTTCCATGCAAAAGGGAGGGTGCCacccaggagtgccagcttggccccatgactgtgggtgcccagggccgtgggtgcatagctgtcaactttccccttttcttgcgaggaatcctatttggaataagggaatttcccttaaaaaaagggaacagttgacagctatgcatgggTGCCATGAATCGTTCagggccctggcaccaaaatttgtgggttccCAGcccttt carries:
- the LOC114584680 gene encoding heparan sulfate glucosamine 3-O-sulfotransferase 4-like — translated: MAPPPKGPPARKLLCMCSLSLCLTYACYSLMGGPGALPSSPLAPQGSPLSPSAVDTPPPRNGSPAWLRTPSPPSVSEATEPSRAWTETDPPSASSPSSAPDRDLGVGGDSSSSSASVAAAAGSEAAAAAATATPDYGEKRLPQALIIGVKKGGTRALLEALRAHPDVRAVGTEPHFFDRNYDKGLDWYRDVMPKTLEGQLTMEKTPSYFVTNEAPKRIHSMAKDTKLIVVVRNPVTRAISDYTQTLSKKPEIPTFEVLAFKNRTLGLIDASWSAIRIGIYALHLESWLQYFPLSQIHFVSGERLITDPAGEMAKVQDFLGLKRVVSEKYFYFNKTKGFPCLKKPEDSSAPRCLGKSKGRTHPKIDRDVIQRLRKFYKPFNVMFYQMTGQDFQWEQEEGDK